CGCCCCGACGAGGGCACGATCGAAGTCGGCGGTCTCGACGTCGAGGAGGCGGGCCATCGCGTGCGCGAGCGCGTCGGCTTCCTGCCCGAGCACAGCGGCTTCCCGGCCTCGTTGACCGGCCGAGAGGTGCTCTCGACGCACGCCCGGATCCGCGGACTCGAGGACCGCCGCGAGCGAATCGACGAGGTGCTCGACCTCGTCGGTCTGGCCGACGCCGCCGATCGCGCCGTCTCCGGCTACTCGAACGGGATGGGGCGACGGCTCGGCCTTGCCGCCGCGCTGCTCCCGGAACCCCCGGTACTCGTCCTCGACGAGCCGACCGCCGGCCTCGACCCGCGCGGCGTGTCCGCGTTCCACGAGATCATCCGGCGGATCGGCCGCGAGACGGACGCGACCGTCGTTCTCTCCTCGCACGTCCTCGACGAGGTCGAGCGCCTCTGCGACGAGATCGCCGTCCTCCACGATGGCCGGCTCCGAACGGCCGGAGCGGTCGACGAGCTGTGTGCCACCGACAGCACCGTCAC
The sequence above is drawn from the Natrononativus amylolyticus genome and encodes:
- a CDS encoding ABC transporter ATP-binding protein, whose translation is MKITITDVHKRYGDVVALDGLSLTIPSGSTFGVLGTNGAGKSTLFGLLVGHDRPDEGTIEVGGLDVEEAGHRVRERVGFLPEHSGFPASLTGREVLSTHARIRGLEDRRERIDEVLDLVGLADAADRAVSGYSNGMGRRLGLAAALLPEPPVLVLDEPTAGLDPRGVSAFHEIIRRIGRETDATVVLSSHVLDEVERLCDEIAVLHDGRLRTAGAVDELCATDSTVTVRVWAPDGEAKPRLREAVATYLEETAAGGDLEATGGALEVTCERDLAFDLVSRLESDLVGRFEVREPGLEAAFHRALDDSPDAGTVTTGTVGAAEAAEVSR